The Primulina huaijiensis isolate GDHJ02 chromosome 9, ASM1229523v2, whole genome shotgun sequence genomic interval NNNNNNNNNNNNNNNNNNNNNNNNNNNNNNNNNNNNNNNNNNNNNNNNNNNNNNNNNNNNNNNNNNNNNNNNNNNNNNNNNNNNNNNNNNNNNNNNNctatgaccagatgattcacttgatcttgagatttattgatagcccacagcttctgatcatgcattgcattatattgcatctttatgaatttaatatgaaatatttgtcactttaattctcatatgttattgattgtatcatactgggtttatactcaccggcatgtccggtacctctttttttcatgtgcttgacggtaggtgaggcgaggcttgggatgccagagtccagctcaaggcgaggagatacgagttagagtggaattctcgggtcttaggagctattttatgatgttgggatttctttattttggcatgttgaaaattatatttcaaacatttgagacaattaaattattttgacgatgtttatgtggatttgtgaaccacaaattatgtattttactcgatcatttggtttgttacaattataattattagtattagatatcggacccgggtccccacatcatcccaggcggtcggactagaacagatctccgccggaagtctatcaacactctgttccgcaatagccaatccatgcctaatatgatctcaaactctggcatcggcaatacgatcagatccgcataaacgaggttgccatgaagctcaagatctatgtctcggatcacattggtagttGTTATCTCttctcccgaaggcagtactattgaataggctacatcaagcccaatggtcttaactttgagaaaattagcgaagacctctgaaataaacgagtgggtagcccctgaatctatcaaggcttttgtagctgagccagctatgaaaattctccctgaaaggttagaacactatactgaacccaataatcacaagagctaagcttatagacatgcataggccaaagttcttctaacttaaattcccaaaaaaaaaataatactgagtagagcatgcaaccctatcgcaattctaggttaaaaatctcaacccaaaacattaaatcccaaatataaatttaaagcttaaaggtacctgtcataagcatggtatcggggttcgtctccgctgcatggagagcaaatactctgccttgggtaggcaggttcctctgagggcactgcagtagcacgtggtctgggctaccgcacttgtaacacttcccaaagccatacatacatactccaggatggcggcgtgagcatttaggacatATCGGATGCTCCATAGGCatagggactgcgcgtccccgctgctgctggcCCCCGTTCCtgggtgggccgtggaaaggcctcttattctgctgctgatgctgctgaggaggagggcggtgcggtacctggactgggcgcttgccctgacggtctctctcgatatcccgctgatcctgctctgcggctagagctctggagactgcgacctcataagtagtagggtcagataccctaacatcacggcgcaagatcggccgtagacccaccaagaaatgcatcaactttgctttagcatcattcgcgatcaggggcacaaaatgataacccctctcaaacttacggatgaactccgtaacagtcaaatctccttgcctcagaatcatgaattccgtggtcaacctggtgcgcacttcctcagtaaaatatttggagtagaatatctccgtgaaacgcgcccaactcagtgtagccaagtttagtgctactgatgctccttcccaccataagcgagcatctcctccgaataagtaggtggcacaacaaactctgtctgcatctccaagctccataatctcgaagataacctccagggacttgatccagccctcggcaatcatggggtccgtcaTCCCTAAAAACTCcctaggacgcatcttcatgaatctctcataaataGCTTCGGCCCCTGTTGGTCTAGCTGCTACtgcggcattgttccccgcaaactgtgcgaagaaccggttcatcccagctagcatctgggcattcatgtcaggtggagggggtggaggtccgaatcccccctgtccttgatcctcaccgtcttcatgacggcgctcatcatcacctctcgggcgtccaacctggcgtctaaGAGGCATACTGTTtcatatataacccatacgtaaccaacatgcataattccataatttatttaaatgtaaataaatactgaacaattaaaatcagAACGTAAAAATACTTTATGAGAAcctgcagttaaaataattccggctttaaataaaatgcatgaatgtaaaacttacagaccgaagacgtgacttcgtgagcttctcgaggtcagtagtagtgtaaccctttacaagaacataggctttgataccacctgtagaggcctctagATGTTAGATGCNtgaaatatttattgtatcaaaattaaacaacaaatcaagataaccacttcaatggtatcaaacatttgatgtaaattgataacaacaaataattcatttttatacctacaataaaaagaaattagcaaaatgaaaaaaaaataaagaaagaatatacaaaatataaacaatcttacttcactaagaattcatcctcttcaccttgacataatagatttagctttccatgagcttacttttgatccacactaaaaacatcactcataattgggaaaatgaaaaatatattggaacttagaacttttatacacactcacactatattttacaatgagatagaatgattctcaagctagcacagggcctctatttataggccaatgagagaaagggtcgaaaattttattaatgccatgtagttgttatagtagtctttgtctcttccaacttcaattccatgtcccttctttcaatgctttgttccacgactttaatcaccgaatttgactctgcgcaaaacagcaaacatgtggggaattgtctgtagatgaatttggccacttggttcacctcatttggttaaatatttaaatagttatgatttttttactatatgctggttaTGCTGAAAGTAAATtttcctccttttgatattttcacaatttgatcatcttaaccaactttttaggcaatcatgtcttctaaaaagttgtagataatttctcaaggatttcaaacatgtttgaatcacctctatttgaattttttagcttgagttatcattatttaccaacacgtagaaaacctgaaaataaaacatatttagtaagacatttaaatataaacaaacaatactaaaataacataattttataatttttatgaaacttaaattttaaaatataggttttaacatataataaattattaatttcaagTTTCATCACCGAGCGCGCTCGGCAGGCGCTGCCGAGAGCGCTCGGTAGCGCGCGTGCAGGCGCTTCGTGCTGTTTCGTGTCCCTTCGGATTTTTCAgccattttttcatttccttggcattgtttgatgattgtggtcaGTTACAATGGTCAAGGGACACCACtatgaatgaaagatcatgtcttttcacatgaaaaacattaaatattgatttattgaaaataaaaaacacaTAACTCAAAACATACACATCATTTGCATATCTCCTCCTTCATTTCTTCAACAAGAGAGAGTttcttcatttccttgtgatagaacttgaatatttgagtgctcattattcaagagttgtagttgtatcttgtgAGAAGATTGCCACCAACCTCTAacacattgtgagggcaaattcttttttaggagaaagtgttcaacgcttgcctctacaaagccattttctttgttttcttcttgctttCCTCTCAAATTTGAATACCACAAACAACAaccttaagaagaatttttgatttttattcatttgCAAGAAGAATATCAATGGCATCATCATCTACAACACAACATGCAACTGTTGCACCAGGAGAGAAACCAGAAAAATTTTCTGGTGCGGATTTCAAAAGATGGCAACCAAAGATGCTCTTCTATCTCACAACCTTGAGTTTGTCAAGGTTCTTGAAGGAGGATCCTCCCACCGTTGCTGAAAACGAGACAGATACCAACATGAGGGCCGCTTAGGATGCATGGAACCAAAGTGATTTCCTGTGCAAGAACTACATCCTCAATGGACTTGACAATGCATTGTACAATGTGTATTGTCAAGTCAAGACCGTCAAGGAACTTTGGGATATGCTTGATAAGAAATACAGGGCGGAGGATGCAGGTTTGAAAAAGTTTATTGTTGGGAGATTTTTGGAATAcaagatggtggactcaaagtcCGTGATGAGTCAAGTGCAAGAATTACAACTTCTCTTGCACGAGATTCATGCCGAAGGAATGAGTCTAAGCGAGTCCTTTCAAGTTGCTGCTATGATCGAGAAACTCTCTCttttgtggaaggatttcaagAACTATTTGAAACACAAAAGGAAGGAGATGAGATTGGAGGATCTCATTGTGAGATTGAGGATAGAAGAAGACAACAAGAGCACCGAGGCCAAGGCAAGTAAAATGGCAGCAAGGGTGAACATTATTGAATAGAGTCATAAAGGGAAGAAAAAGAAGTTTGAGAAGCAACCACAACAAGGCCAACAACCACCAAATAAGAAGAAGTTCAAAGGCACTTGTTATAACTGCGGAAAACCGAATCACATGGCTAAGGATTGTAGGAAGCCAAAGAAGGGAAATCCTCAAGCCAACGTAGTTCAAGAAAGGTCGGTACCATTTGACTTTTCTCAACTTGATTTATCTGCAGTTATTTTGGAAGCAAATTTGGTGGAAAACCAAAATGAATGGTGGGTTGATACTGGAGCAACTCGACACATATGCTCCAACAAGGGGATGTTCTCCACATACACTCCATCGACCAGGAGAAAACTATACATGGGGAACTCCGCTACATCTGAGGTGGTGGGCACCGGAAATGTGGTATTGAAGATGACATCGGGTTTGGAAGTAACTCTTGTTGATGCACTTCATGTACCAGACATAAGAAAGAACCTCGTGTCGGGGTCTCTGTTGGTCAAACACGGGTTTAGACTAGTATTTGAGTCTAACAAGGTTGTATTGACCAAGAATGGTCATTTTATTGGAAAAGGATATTTCGATGAGAATCTTTTCAAGTTGAATGTAATGGCTATACGTCAAAATGTTGTTGAAAGTAATAAAGACAAAAGTTCTATTTACTTGCTTGAGTGTTCTCATTTATGGCATGTTCGTTTAGGACACGTAAATTTTAATACCTTGCAACGTTTAATTAAACTGGAATTATTGCCTAAACACAACGTCGATCCAACACCCAAATGCGAGATACGTGTTGAAGCAAAAATGACCAAAGCGCCTTACCACTCgattgaaagatgtacaactccTCTAGAACTAATACACACCGATCTTGGTGATTTAAAGTTTGTACAAACTAGAGGAGGGAAAAGATACTACGTAACCTTCATTGATGATAATACAAGGTACTGTTACGTATATCTTTTGAGGTCTAAAGATGAAACTCTTGAAGCATTCAAAGGTTATAAGAACGAAGTTGAGAATCAACTAGGCAAACAAATAAAAAGGGTTCAAAGCGATAGAAGAGGTGAATACGGAGCACCGTTTGATGAATTCTGCACATCTATGGGCATAATTCATGAAACGACTGCTCCTTATTCACCCCAATCGAATGACATTgccgaaagaaagaatcgaactctgaaagatatgatgaatgctatgttaataagttcaggactaccccaaaacttgtggggggaagcaatactatcggctaatcacatcctgaacaagataccccacaagaaaaatgacaagCCACCTTACGAATTGTAGAAAGGTCATAAGCCTTCCTACAAGTACCTCaaagtgtgggggtgtctaGCTAAGGTTGAAATACCAAAGCATAAACAAGAGCGAATTGGCCCAAAGACGGTCGACTCCATATTCATCGGATATGCACATAATAGTAGTGCCTATAGGTTTATAGTACACAAATCTGAAAATGCAGAAATGAATACGGGCATGACAATTGAGTCAAGAAATgcagtatttttttaaaatatatttccttgtaaagaaaggaaagaaaatggttctaGCAAGCGAAAACTTGAGACAGAGCATGAATGTCAAGGACCTACACATGAGCCAACTCTAAATGAAAATGCTATACCATTGGAAGGCTTTTCAAAGGAGCAAGAGCCAAGAAGAAGCAACAGGGCTAGAATCTCAAAGTCTTTTGGTCCAGACTTCCATACTTTTATGTTGGAGAATGAACCAAAGAACATACAAGATGCTCTGGCTAGCCCTGAAGCTCCTTATTGGAAAGaagccatcaactctgaaatggatTCCATTTGCAAAACAATACTTGGGAACTAGTGGATCTTCCACCAGGTACCAAGCCATTGGGATGCAAATGtatattgaaaaagaaaataatagttgatggaagtattgaaaaatacaaagccaTGCTTGTGGCCAAACGTTATAGACAAAGAGAAGGTCATGATTTCTTCGACACGTATTCACCAGTTTCAAGAATAACATCCATTCGTATGCTCATTGCTATTGCAGCTTTGTATAACCTTGAgatacatcaaatggatgtcaaaacaATATTCTGaaatggtgaacttgaagaaaaaatatatatggagcAACCTGAAGTCTTCATTGTTAAAGGACAAGAAAGAAAAGTCTGTCGTTTAATTAAGAAACTATACAGACTTAAACAAGCGCCCAAGCAgtggcacgaaaaatttgacaaAGTAGTGTTGTCAAACGGATTTAAGATTAATGagtgtgacaaatgtgtttaTATTAAAGGCACTCGAGAATCTTATGTGATGGTatgtctatatgtggatgacatgctaATAATGGGGAATAGCCAAGAGTTGATTAAAGGTACAAAGAAaatgttaacaaaacattttgatatgaaagatatgggtattGCTGATGTAATTCTAGGGATTATAATCTTTAGAACTCTAGAAGCAATAGCCTTATCTCAGTCTCATTATGTAGAAACAGTGTTGAAGAAATTTAATGCTTACGACTCTACCCCAGTAAAAATGCCTTCAGACGTGAATGTCCATTTGGCGAAGAATCGTGGAGAACCAGTTTCTCAATTGGAATACTCCGGAATTATTGGAAGCCTTATGAACATCACTAACTGTACTAGACCTGATATCGCTTGTGTTGTTAACAAGTTAAGTCGGTTTACAAGTAATCCTAGTGATGCACACTGGAAGGAGTTGACAAGGGTGCTTAGATATTTAAAGCACACCTCagaatatggactaaattacACAAGTTATCCTGCAGTACTTGAAGGATActgtgatgcaaattggatttcTGACACCAAGGACTCCAAATCCACCAGCGACTATGTATTTAGTATTGGTGGAGGAGCAGTCTCTTGGAGTTCATCGAAACAAACTTGCATTGCTAGATCTACTATGGAATAGGATTTCATAGCGCTAGATAAAGCTGCAGAAGAAGCTGAATGGCTTCGCAACTTTCTAGAAGACATTCCATGTTGGACAAGTCCAGTGCTAGCAATCTTGATACATTGCGACAGTCAGTCGGCAATTGCAAGGGCACAAAACAGTAGGTACTATGGCATGTCTCGACACATTCGTCGAAGACATAATACTGTGCGACAGTTGATCTCTAATGGAGTTATATCAattgattatattaaatcaaaggaTAACTTAGCGGATCCGCTTACAAAAGCATTAAATAGAGATCAAACGTACTGTCTGTCAAGAGGAATGAGTTTAAAACCtaccaaataaagttttcatagtggcaacccaaccttgttgattggagatcccaagatcTTGGTTCAATTGGACAACTAAATTATGAGAACTTGATGAATCACTCCTCATTCCTAAGACGATGAGTGAAGTTGCCTACAAAGGTAGTGAGATTAAGTATTGTACTTTTAATGATTCCATAGCTTGCAAAAATGGGGTAAGTAGGATACACTTTTACAAGATCACCTATGTACATGTGAGGACGTGCCGCCTCAATGAAACACGTATAAAGCCAAGATGTGTTCCATGGCCAAAACGGTCACAACCGATAAAACaaaatggaaatggaagaaaGGTTATCATGTGGGTACAtttgtctgggtttacatgaACCGCCAAAAATTTCAAGACATCAAGTTCACTTCGTGGCCTAATAAATTCGATTGTATTCCACTAGGGAAGGTTCAAAGCCAAAAGCCACCTCTCAtgatgtgataatttttcgtatatactctctcttatgcatcacgagcattcatgcattaatttcattcatgtgtgggattgttggaaaattttgatgcttaatgaatgaaaattaagcaaattaatcaatgtgtttgattgaaaaaattcaaaacgaAGAACTgagcttaatgaacgaatattaattTCGGTGGTTCTAAATTAAACTCGAAACAAGTTCATCGAATGTTGAAAGAACTTTaaacgagtagtcggaacatgtaagggacAGAAAAAAATCGATCATGAATAGTAGTAGGCACGCACATGCGCGtgtgtctgataatgattttttaaatatgttgaatgattAGGTGTGGTAAAAGTTGGGaggaaatttggttaagtttcgagtcgattcgggttaataCCAGGACcccagtccaagttttaaaacgaatcagtTATGTTTGgtattgggctcgagtttacgtctaagaatgatttttttaaatatgttttgggacattttaaggagttagGTAAGCTTTGGGTCAAATTTTAGAagttcaggggtaaaatggtaattttgggtttccacgggcaaaatggtcattttgcacccggggtgagattttggtcctgacagcgccctgagcacaaatttaccatattttaaatgtttatgcatcatgatcacgatttgtaagattttatgaaaatatacgttgatgttttgaatgatgggaaTTAGTAGcggctatcgaagtatatgtaaatgcataagacgtatatgtaaatgatgatgatgaggcctaggcatagtggatgggtaatcatgtcactgatgtccgacagccgctgggtaccgcggttctatgtatgatggatccatcgtaaatgatgatgtataatagtcacctctaatgaactgaattcactaaAGGATAAATGATGGATAATAAATGCCGAATGacgaatgatgaatgatgattaacgatgagttgttttgacatgtaatgattttacacgacacgtttatgttacgCTTTTAAAGTCCATGAAAGGTatgtttattatgttatttttcactgctgtgtgccatgtatatgtacttgtaaTTCACGGtacaagtgtgttgagtctttagacttactaggcgtgtgtgatgcaggtgagttcgatgtcgaggggactggaggtgcagaACTCTGAGTCGGCAGACCTGGTAAACGACGCGACttgaggacctcatgttttccGAAcctttacgattttatgttatTGAGAGGATATGAGCATTTTATACGCTGTTTTTTTTACTGTTTGATGTTAGGATTTTTACTTGTTTTTGCtctgttatatttttattagtaattacttatgattatttttaaatgatttttttaagtaGGACTGCATGAatgcaatttatttaaatgcttattttcaaaatgtgagatttatatataaaaaaaaatattccgcacttttaaaacggttgacattacagttggtatcatagCAAGGGTCCTGTACAGGTTTGTTCCGccgccagcttctgcagctcagtcttcaaaacctcaagtctgtaagcttttatgtttaaaatgatttactattatcacctgcatgttttcACGATTTACGCTTTATGATGATCTACTGCATATGTTTAACTGCGTTTATTATTTAAGGATTTTCTGTGTTAAAAACTAGATTGATTGCCTAATGGGTTACATTTATAAATTGGATTgtattcagatatgcctcctagacgtgctccCAGTGCAGATAGGGAGGATGAGATTCCTGGAGGTGGCAGGGGACCTCCACCACCACTGTTAGGGGTGTTAGAGTAGATTCCctacaagccaactgttggctagggattttattgactcagttgtaattaacaatctttattttaatataattcattagttcatggtttgttatttctttatctgtatacccatgtcatcaaacatagataaagaccttgattatactttaatgcaaatgaatcgtaattcgatgttgaaactcatttgtaaacactgtatgatctaaattcgttcctagtcgattcagccgcctaaaacatggataaaggtcgcttgagctcgagactagcatctttgatgttgtgtactgcgtttcttggtatgggcatagagatgtccaaacatgcagatgggtagtcatatgatgattataccaaacaaccctccctcggactttccaagtggttatcattcatcgagaggataagtccgtggttatgattgtacaccattagtccttacaaccAGGGaaaacactgaggctctatatgctaaggctgtgctttgactcgtttactggctccaggagagtcatcaggtggcgaggttgggtacagttgcgagacatataggagccagtgcattgtagtcagggattcaccgctcacctgcgggtgtggatatcctatgtgatctgatgaaattatagtgcatggaatctctggccagagtatgagatgtacgttagagaaggagttctcgaacggtacatgcgatgccactatttatag includes:
- the LOC140983855 gene encoding secreted RxLR effector protein 161-like — protein: MGNSQELIKGTKKMLTKHFDMKDMGIADVILGIIIFRTLEAIALSQSHYVETVLKKFNAYDSTPVKMPSDVNVHLAKNRGEPVSQLEYSGIIGSLMNITNCTRPDIACVVNKLSRFTSNPSDAHWKELTRVLRYLKHTSEYGLNYTSYPAVLEGYCDANWISDTKDSKSTSDYVFSIGGGAVSWSSSKQTCIARSTME